One Paracoccus sp. MC1862 genomic region harbors:
- a CDS encoding AAA family ATPase yields the protein MDSVLPPVALDELSVLSRRAATVIERLRERVFAPGTQKQLDLRFNVRTAAEMVGRSEKAIRDAEGDGRLPSPDKDEDTGRRRGYSLADIARMREVFGTLPHRAPDDPPLVLAVQNFKGGVGKSTVVTHLAQYFALKGYRVCIIDCDSQASSTAVFGLNPDVDVDEEEDTLYPFLRHGGPKTLHYALRATYWPGIAIIPANLGLYDAEYEFAARMARDPAFILDRLREGVDSIADQFDIILLDPPPALGMLSLSVLRAANALLVPAPPNNIDFASTAHFLKMLEATLAELSRHGGERQYSFVKILTSKMNEQKSAHQAIKRMMDAVFAQDMLMAVLKDSAEIDNASANLMTVYEMTGAATRTETHKRCRAYLDAVGREVELLARKTWPSHHRDLRKEGLL from the coding sequence ATGGACAGCGTTCTACCTCCCGTAGCACTGGACGAACTTTCCGTCCTCAGCCGCCGCGCCGCCACCGTGATCGAGCGGCTGCGCGAGCGGGTCTTCGCCCCCGGCACGCAGAAGCAGCTGGACTTGCGCTTCAATGTCCGCACCGCAGCCGAGATGGTCGGGCGGTCCGAAAAGGCGATCCGCGATGCCGAGGGCGACGGCCGCCTGCCATCCCCCGACAAGGACGAGGACACCGGCCGTCGCCGCGGCTATTCGCTGGCCGACATCGCCCGGATGCGCGAGGTCTTCGGCACCCTGCCGCATCGCGCCCCCGACGACCCGCCGCTGGTCCTGGCCGTGCAGAACTTCAAGGGCGGCGTGGGGAAATCTACGGTCGTCACCCATCTGGCGCAGTATTTCGCGCTCAAGGGCTATCGCGTCTGCATCATTGACTGCGACAGCCAGGCCTCCAGCACCGCCGTCTTCGGGCTGAACCCCGACGTGGACGTGGATGAGGAGGAAGACACGCTTTATCCCTTCCTGCGCCATGGCGGCCCCAAGACGCTGCATTACGCGCTGCGCGCGACCTACTGGCCGGGGATCGCGATCATCCCGGCGAACCTTGGCCTTTACGATGCGGAATATGAATTCGCGGCCCGGATGGCGCGTGACCCGGCCTTCATCCTCGACCGGTTGCGCGAAGGGGTCGACAGCATCGCGGACCAGTTCGATATCATCCTGCTGGATCCGCCGCCTGCCCTTGGGATGCTGTCCTTGTCGGTGCTGCGCGCGGCGAACGCGCTCTTGGTGCCTGCGCCGCCGAACAACATCGACTTCGCCTCGACCGCGCATTTCCTCAAGATGCTAGAGGCGACGCTGGCGGAACTCTCGCGCCACGGGGGCGAGCGGCAGTACAGCTTCGTCAAGATCCTGACCTCGAAGATGAACGAGCAGAAATCGGCGCATCAGGCGATCAAGCGGATGATGGACGCGGTCTTTGCGCAGGACATGCTGATGGCGGTGCTGAAGGACAGCGCCGAGATCGACAACGCCAGCGCCAACCTGATGACGGTCTATGAAATGACCGGCGCGGCCACGCGGACCGAGACGCACAAGCGCTGCCGTGCTTATCTGGACGCCGTAGGGCGCGAGGTCGAGTTGCTGGCCCGCAAGACCTGGCCCAGCCACCACCGCGATCTGCGCAAGGAGGGACTGCTGTGA
- a CDS encoding MgtC/SapB family protein: MQPDTFSPDHLAWADAVLRMGAALVLSLALGLERFLRKKPIDFRPFVIIALASCALTVGTIEFAYRAVDDTISVDPTRVLQAVMTGIGFIAAGTLFREDYTVYGAGSATSIWASGAIGIICGLGMIWLSLLLTGTMLVVLLLSRPFTQDYTIQMDDDAGGQGNADGQGGQGGTGSSGP; encoded by the coding sequence ATGCAGCCTGACACCTTCAGCCCCGATCACCTCGCATGGGCGGACGCGGTCCTGCGGATGGGGGCGGCGCTGGTCCTGTCACTGGCGCTGGGGCTGGAACGGTTCCTGCGGAAAAAGCCCATCGACTTCCGCCCCTTTGTCATCATCGCGCTGGCATCCTGCGCGCTGACGGTGGGAACCATCGAATTCGCCTATCGCGCCGTCGATGACACGATCTCGGTGGACCCGACACGGGTGCTGCAGGCGGTCATGACCGGCATCGGCTTCATCGCCGCAGGCACCCTGTTCCGCGAGGATTACACCGTCTATGGCGCAGGCTCGGCCACCTCGATCTGGGCCTCGGGCGCTATCGGGATCATCTGCGGGCTGGGGATGATCTGGCTTTCGCTGCTGCTGACCGGAACGATGCTGGTCGTGCTTCTGCTCAGCCGACCCTTTACCCAGGATTACACCATCCAGATGGACGATGACGCCGGCGGTCAGGGGAACGCGGACGGGCAGGGTGGACAGGGTGGAACCGGCAGTTCGGGACCGTGA
- the badI gene encoding 2-ketocyclohexanecarboxyl-CoA hydrolase: MTYEDILFDKTHGVATITINRPDKMNAFRGRTVEEIIHAFNRAGWDREVGVIVLTGAGERAFCSGGDQSAHEGQYDGRGTIGLPMEDLHSIIRDVPKPVIAKVRGYAIGGGNVLCTICDFTIAGESAQFGQVGPRVGSVDPGYGTAFLARVVGEKKAREMWYLCRRYKAHQALEMGLVNAVVPDDQLDAEVDRWCAEILEKSPTAIAIAKRSFNMDTEHQRGIAGMGMYALSLYYDTDEAKEGGLAFKEKRKPDFRKHYMRRG, from the coding sequence ATGACCTATGAAGACATCCTGTTCGACAAGACGCACGGGGTCGCCACCATCACCATCAACCGCCCCGACAAGATGAACGCCTTTCGCGGCCGGACGGTCGAGGAAATCATCCACGCCTTCAACCGCGCCGGATGGGACCGCGAGGTGGGCGTGATCGTGCTGACAGGCGCGGGTGAACGCGCCTTCTGCAGCGGCGGCGACCAGTCCGCGCACGAAGGGCAATATGACGGGCGCGGCACCATCGGCCTGCCCATGGAGGACCTGCATTCCATCATCCGCGACGTGCCTAAGCCCGTGATCGCCAAGGTGCGCGGCTATGCCATCGGCGGCGGCAACGTGCTTTGCACCATCTGCGACTTCACCATCGCGGGTGAAAGCGCGCAGTTCGGGCAGGTCGGCCCCAGGGTCGGATCCGTCGATCCGGGCTATGGCACCGCCTTTCTCGCCCGCGTCGTGGGCGAGAAGAAGGCGCGCGAGATGTGGTATCTGTGCCGCCGCTACAAGGCGCATCAGGCGCTGGAGATGGGCCTTGTCAACGCCGTCGTTCCCGACGACCAGCTTGACGCCGAGGTCGATCGCTGGTGCGCCGAGATCCTGGAAAAATCGCCCACCGCCATCGCCATCGCCAAGCGGTCCTTCAACATGGACACCGAACACCAGCGCGGCATCGCGGGCATGGGGATGTATGCGCTGAGCCTGTATTACGACACCGACGAGGCGAAGGAGGGCGGCCTCGCCTTCAAGGAAAAGCGCAAGCCGGACTTCCGCAAGCACTACATGCGCAGGGGCTGA
- a CDS encoding formylglycine-generating enzyme family protein, whose amino-acid sequence MADPAGAALEAGDRLGCAFIPGGSFLMGSDDFYPEERPVRRVTVAGFRIDRTPVTNAAFARFVAATGHVTLAERAPDLADYPGADPALLVPGSLVFRPPPGPVPLDDPRLWWAYVPGACWHRPEGPGSGLAGREDHPVVHVAHADAAAYAAWAGKALPTETEWEYAARGGFDGAAYAWGDDPAPGGRWQANIWQGAFPWQDLALDGFPRTSPVGAFPPNGYGLFDMIGNVWEWTADAFRLPGARSCCTPDGGATGPGVVKGGSHLCAPNHCRRYRPAARQPQAADSSTSHIGFRCLRRGPGQSMDEEPGG is encoded by the coding sequence ATGGCCGATCCGGCCGGGGCTGCGCTGGAGGCGGGGGATCGCTTGGGCTGCGCCTTCATCCCCGGCGGCAGCTTCCTGATGGGGTCGGATGATTTCTACCCCGAGGAGCGGCCGGTCCGCCGCGTCACCGTTGCCGGCTTCCGGATCGACCGCACCCCCGTCACCAACGCCGCTTTCGCCCGCTTCGTGGCCGCCACCGGCCATGTCACCCTGGCCGAGCGGGCGCCGGACCTCGCGGACTATCCCGGCGCCGATCCGGCGCTGCTGGTTCCCGGCTCGCTGGTCTTCCGCCCGCCACCCGGTCCGGTGCCTCTGGACGACCCGCGCCTGTGGTGGGCCTATGTGCCGGGGGCCTGCTGGCACCGGCCCGAGGGACCGGGCAGCGGCCTGGCGGGGCGCGAGGATCATCCGGTCGTCCATGTCGCCCATGCGGATGCCGCAGCCTACGCTGCCTGGGCGGGCAAGGCCCTGCCGACCGAGACGGAATGGGAATATGCCGCCCGCGGCGGGTTTGACGGCGCGGCCTATGCCTGGGGCGACGATCCCGCGCCGGGCGGGCGCTGGCAGGCCAACATCTGGCAGGGCGCCTTTCCCTGGCAGGACCTTGCGCTTGACGGCTTTCCCCGGACCTCGCCCGTGGGGGCCTTTCCCCCGAACGGTTACGGCCTTTTCGACATGATCGGCAATGTCTGGGAATGGACGGCCGACGCGTTCCGCCTGCCCGGCGCACGGTCCTGCTGCACGCCGGACGGGGGCGCCACGGGTCCCGGGGTGGTCAAGGGCGGCTCGCATCTCTGCGCCCCGAACCATTGCCGCCGCTATCGCCCGGCCGCGCGCCAGCCGCAGGCCGCGGACAGTTCCACCAGCCATATCGGCTTCCGCTGCCTCCGGCGCGGGCCGGGTCAATCCATGGACGAAGAACCGGGCGGCTGA
- a CDS encoding sulfotransferase family 2 domain-containing protein: MIISHRHRYVFVHIPKTGGTSLTLALERRLGPQDIVLSDTPKGLKRRRRVRGVAARGRLWKHSTLADIEGLVDPAIFSGYLLVTLARNPWARAVSYHRWLRLQSFENPAVTLAKALDFPDFLRQPLILSHMAVPVRHYLTDARGQEHPALILRLDDPGPGLAELEAHLGFPPGPLPRSNASGPPGVDWRGSHDAETRALIAAAAAEDIARFGWSFDG, from the coding sequence ATGATCATCTCTCACCGGCACCGCTATGTGTTCGTCCATATCCCCAAGACCGGGGGCACCTCGCTGACGCTTGCGCTGGAACGCCGGCTCGGGCCGCAGGACATCGTGCTGTCGGACACTCCGAAGGGCCTGAAGCGGCGGCGGCGGGTCAGGGGCGTGGCCGCCCGCGGGCGGTTGTGGAAGCATTCGACCCTCGCCGACATCGAGGGGCTGGTCGATCCGGCGATCTTTTCCGGCTACCTGCTGGTCACGCTGGCGCGCAACCCCTGGGCGCGGGCGGTCAGCTACCACCGCTGGCTGCGGCTGCAGAGCTTCGAGAACCCGGCCGTGACGCTGGCCAAGGCGCTCGATTTTCCCGATTTCCTGCGCCAGCCGCTGATCCTGTCGCACATGGCGGTGCCGGTCCGGCATTACCTGACCGACGCACGGGGGCAGGAACATCCCGCCCTGATCCTGCGGCTGGACGACCCCGGCCCCGGCCTGGCCGAACTGGAAGCGCACCTGGGCTTTCCGCCCGGCCCCCTGCCGCGCAGCAATGCCTCGGGTCCGCCCGGCGTGGACTGGCGCGGCAGCCATGACGCCGAAACCCGCGCGCTCATTGCGGCGGCGGCGGCCGAGGACATCGCCCGCTTCGGCTGGAGCTTCGACGGCTGA
- a CDS encoding AbrB/MazE/SpoVT family DNA-binding domain-containing protein, whose amino-acid sequence MRITIKGQVTIPQPIREAAGFHPGTEVDFLMGDDGLVRVIPSDRLREDRGQAVRQAIARLRGSADAGMTTDEIMALTRG is encoded by the coding sequence ATGCGCATCACCATCAAGGGTCAGGTCACGATTCCGCAGCCGATCAGGGAGGCCGCAGGCTTCCATCCGGGAACCGAGGTCGATTTTCTGATGGGCGATGACGGGCTGGTGCGGGTGATCCCTTCCGACCGGCTGCGCGAGGACCGGGGGCAGGCGGTGCGCCAAGCCATCGCCCGGCTCAGGGGCAGCGCCGATGCGGGGATGACAACGGACGAGATCATGGCCCTGACCCGCGGATGA
- a CDS encoding sulfatase-like hydrolase/transferase, which produces MSDTARKPNLLILVEDQWQAHMPVPDDLPLPAWRRLHREGVAFNRAYCTVPICTPSRATMWTGQHAKKIDMWDNTNYAWLTKGMDPDIPTLGDMLRGQGYYTAFKGKWHLSRLDRKPHPLEDFGWSDTQEWGDMFGGPLQGAQLDTSVAEEAVDWLEHRAPTLDQPWALVVSLINPHDVMFVVPDKGIGGLDAGFASASQHPIQQSPFFQKEWDVAMPDNHAYEQDKHPPGVAAYYEYLRIHFGHIPEDRTDLWLKQRNYLLNCMRLVDMQFDKVLQAMDRVSGWDDTVVIYTGDHGEMNGAHNMTQKGGITFDEAQVVPLIIRDPQGRRGARTEAIGSLLDLVPTCLDYAGVPEERLRADYPDLPGRSLRPLTTAPESAGPRGSAEQPGSGALTTWDTLHALDNDWALTGALAQLTDLQGGVMTPDEWLARIPEVGAEYGAPDFGKRNFHRSLTDGCWKIVRWFSPDEYGNPASVEELRACSDVGLYDLINDPGETESVADPAHPRHDAQALAEMTRKLHELVARELGEDLRPFDPAMFAPADAG; this is translated from the coding sequence ATGTCCGACACCGCCCGCAAGCCGAACCTGCTGATCCTGGTCGAGGACCAGTGGCAGGCCCACATGCCGGTCCCCGACGACCTGCCGCTGCCCGCCTGGCGGCGGCTGCACAGGGAAGGCGTGGCCTTCAACCGGGCCTATTGCACGGTGCCGATCTGCACGCCCTCGCGCGCGACCATGTGGACGGGGCAGCACGCCAAGAAGATCGACATGTGGGACAACACCAACTACGCTTGGCTGACGAAGGGGATGGACCCAGACATCCCGACCCTCGGCGACATGCTGCGCGGGCAGGGTTATTACACCGCCTTCAAGGGCAAGTGGCACCTGTCCAGGCTGGACCGCAAGCCGCATCCTCTGGAGGATTTCGGCTGGTCCGACACCCAGGAATGGGGCGACATGTTCGGCGGCCCCCTGCAGGGCGCGCAGCTCGACACCAGCGTCGCCGAAGAAGCGGTGGACTGGCTGGAACACCGCGCCCCGACGCTCGACCAGCCCTGGGCGCTGGTGGTCAGCCTGATCAACCCGCATGACGTCATGTTCGTGGTTCCCGACAAGGGCATCGGCGGGCTGGATGCGGGCTTCGCCTCGGCCAGCCAGCATCCGATCCAGCAAAGTCCCTTCTTCCAGAAGGAATGGGACGTCGCCATGCCCGACAATCACGCCTATGAACAGGACAAGCATCCTCCGGGGGTCGCGGCCTATTACGAATACCTGCGCATCCATTTCGGCCATATCCCCGAGGATCGCACCGACCTGTGGCTGAAGCAGCGCAACTACCTGCTGAACTGCATGCGGCTGGTGGACATGCAGTTCGACAAGGTGCTGCAGGCGATGGACCGGGTCAGCGGCTGGGACGACACCGTGGTCATCTATACCGGCGATCACGGCGAGATGAACGGCGCCCACAACATGACCCAGAAGGGCGGCATCACCTTTGACGAGGCCCAGGTCGTGCCCCTGATCATCCGCGATCCGCAGGGCCGGCGGGGGGCGCGGACCGAGGCCATCGGCTCGCTTCTGGACCTGGTGCCGACATGCCTCGATTACGCCGGCGTCCCCGAGGAGCGGCTGCGCGCCGACTATCCCGACCTTCCCGGCCGCTCGCTGCGTCCCTTGACGACGGCGCCCGAAAGCGCGGGTCCCCGCGGCAGCGCCGAGCAGCCGGGCAGCGGCGCGCTGACGACATGGGACACGCTGCACGCGCTGGACAACGACTGGGCGCTGACCGGGGCGCTGGCGCAACTGACCGACCTGCAGGGCGGCGTGATGACGCCCGACGAATGGCTGGCCCGCATTCCCGAGGTCGGCGCCGAATACGGCGCGCCCGATTTCGGCAAGCGCAACTTCCACCGCAGCCTGACTGACGGGTGCTGGAAGATCGTGCGCTGGTTCAGCCCCGACGAGTACGGCAACCCCGCTTCGGTCGAGGAACTGCGGGCGTGCAGCGATGTGGGCCTTTACGATCTCATCAACGACCCGGGCGAGACGGAGAGCGTGGCCGACCCCGCCCACCCGCGCCACGACGCGCAGGCGCTGGCCGAGATGACCCGCAAGCTGCACGAGCTGGTCGCGCGCGAGCTGGGCGAGGACCTGCGGCCCTTCGACCCGGCGATGTTCGCCCCGGCCGACGCCGGCTGA
- a CDS encoding type II toxin-antitoxin system VapC family toxin, translating into MTPVLVDSNILIDIATDDPQWAAWSAGALAREGQGARLVINPLIYAEVSVAHSRIETLDAALPEEVFAREPLPWAAGFLAGKVFVAYRRRGGARRSPLPDFYIGAHAAIRGYRLLTRDRSRYAGYFPKVELIAPEDP; encoded by the coding sequence ATGACGCCGGTCCTGGTCGATTCCAACATCCTGATCGACATCGCCACCGACGATCCCCAATGGGCCGCATGGTCGGCCGGGGCGCTGGCGCGGGAAGGGCAGGGGGCGCGGCTGGTCATCAACCCGCTGATCTATGCCGAGGTTTCGGTGGCCCATAGCCGCATCGAGACGCTGGACGCGGCCTTGCCCGAAGAGGTCTTCGCCCGCGAACCCCTGCCTTGGGCGGCGGGCTTCCTTGCCGGCAAGGTCTTTGTCGCCTACCGCCGCCGGGGCGGTGCCCGGCGCTCTCCGCTGCCGGATTTCTACATCGGCGCCCATGCCGCCATCCGGGGCTACCGCCTGCTGACCCGCGACCGCAGTCGCTATGCGGGCTATTTCCCCAAGGTCGAACTGATCGCGCCCGAAGACCCGTGA
- a CDS encoding AMP-binding protein, which yields MSGTVFDAAELDRIRGLTRLGVGRNDVVTCQLPDSWQFVVTYPGCARIGVVFNPVMPIFREHELSLMLGHRESKVFIVPKDFATSTTRRWPRG from the coding sequence ATGTCCGGGACCGTTTTCGACGCCGCGGAACTGGACCGGATCCGTGGACTGACGCGGCTCGGCGTCGGGCGCAACGACGTAGTGACCTGCCAGTTGCCCGACAGCTGGCAGTTCGTCGTGACCTATCCCGGCTGCGCGCGGATCGGCGTGGTGTTCAACCCGGTGATGCCGATCTTCCGCGAGCATGAACTGTCCTTGATGCTGGGCCACCGCGAGTCCAAGGTCTTCATCGTTCCCAAGGACTTCGCAACTTCGACCACGAGGCGATGGCCGAGGGGATGA
- a CDS encoding ParB/RepB/Spo0J family partition protein — protein sequence MSKRHDAIFDDLLRDMDDPAPTAEKGGTRFLKRSNALADSGTREEKVLRWVDPATCVMWERHNRAYDLLNETNCRELIDSIRAQGQQEFPAIVRRRSGDGAEYEVICGARRHFAISWLRANNYPQFRYLVEVRDLTDEEAFRLADIENRDRADLSDYERARDYARALDLYYGGKQKAMAARLEVSEAWLSRYLYLARLPEVVVRAWPQITDLKELHARTLRPLLSDAEDRVLAEATAIAAEQDRARAGQGAPVPVPRVLARLKAATAPAAKVAAPSAKLRVRERGREVTLQFDRDIDEPTLRAELDRFLAERFG from the coding sequence GTGAGCAAGCGCCACGACGCGATCTTCGACGACCTGCTGCGTGACATGGATGACCCGGCTCCCACCGCGGAAAAGGGCGGGACCCGTTTCCTCAAGCGCTCGAACGCGCTGGCCGATAGCGGCACGCGCGAGGAAAAGGTGCTGCGCTGGGTCGATCCCGCCACCTGCGTGATGTGGGAACGCCACAACCGCGCCTATGACCTGCTGAACGAAACCAACTGCCGCGAGCTGATAGACAGCATCCGCGCGCAGGGGCAGCAGGAGTTCCCGGCCATCGTCCGCCGCCGTTCGGGCGACGGCGCGGAATACGAGGTGATCTGTGGCGCCCGCCGACATTTCGCGATCTCGTGGCTCAGGGCCAACAACTATCCGCAGTTCCGCTATCTGGTCGAGGTCCGCGATCTGACCGACGAGGAAGCCTTTCGCCTCGCCGACATCGAGAACCGGGACCGTGCGGACCTGTCGGATTACGAACGCGCCCGTGACTACGCCCGCGCCTTGGATCTTTACTACGGCGGCAAGCAGAAGGCGATGGCGGCGCGGCTGGAGGTCTCGGAGGCGTGGTTGTCGCGCTATCTGTATCTTGCCCGGCTGCCCGAGGTCGTTGTCCGCGCCTGGCCGCAGATCACCGATCTGAAAGAACTGCACGCCCGCACGCTGCGGCCCCTGCTTTCGGATGCCGAAGACCGCGTGCTGGCCGAGGCCACGGCAATCGCCGCCGAACAGGATCGGGCGCGGGCCGGGCAGGGGGCCCCTGTCCCCGTTCCCCGCGTCCTCGCACGGCTGAAGGCGGCAACGGCGCCTGCCGCCAAGGTCGCGGCCCCATCGGCCAAGCTGCGGGTCCGTGAGCGGGGGCGTGAGGTGACACTGCAGTTCGATCGCGACATCGACGAGCCGACCTTGCGGGCGGAACTCGACCGCTTCCTTGCCGAAAGGTTCGGCTGA
- a CDS encoding FUSC family protein — translation MSRRPPSRRQVMRHLLHPRNLRGSLTLSPQPSLRNAALAGLQAAVAAAIALPLTLVSPWPHLIGFVALGVLVALFGRFAPPRSRNPILLQCALWQSLAVFGMSMAVWLGASAAGQLALLAFACGFFFLVCVTGRFGAPGPLIFVFAVGASMADSLTLAQVLERTAATAAAAAFSWAVCAASEALRHPPRPGRPFPAEPARPLPHRLMAAARITAGTALAAYASHALGANHPAWAAMGTLAVMQGTHLHISMNRALQRMAGTVAGALLAWAFLIQNPTAWAVIAALVLLQFVTEVVIGANYGLGQVLVTPMALLMTHLAAPHAAGAAMAPERVLDTLLGATIGICLAVVLSSLDDRRHLAGQRDARP, via the coding sequence ATGAGCCGCCGCCCTCCAAGCCGCCGGCAGGTCATGCGGCACCTGCTGCATCCCCGCAATCTTCGCGGCAGCCTGACGCTGTCGCCGCAGCCGTCGCTGCGCAACGCGGCGCTGGCCGGGCTGCAGGCGGCGGTCGCGGCGGCGATCGCCCTGCCCCTCACCCTTGTCTCGCCCTGGCCGCACCTGATCGGCTTTGTCGCGCTGGGGGTGCTGGTCGCCCTGTTCGGCCGCTTCGCCCCGCCGCGCAGCCGCAACCCGATCCTGCTGCAATGCGCCCTGTGGCAGAGCCTCGCGGTCTTCGGGATGTCGATGGCCGTCTGGCTCGGGGCCTCCGCCGCGGGCCAGCTTGCGCTTCTGGCCTTCGCCTGCGGGTTCTTCTTCCTTGTCTGCGTGACCGGCCGCTTCGGGGCGCCGGGGCCGCTGATCTTCGTCTTTGCCGTGGGCGCCTCGATGGCCGACAGCCTGACGCTGGCGCAGGTGCTGGAACGCACCGCCGCGACCGCGGCCGCCGCCGCCTTCTCATGGGCGGTCTGCGCGGCCAGCGAGGCGCTGCGCCACCCGCCCCGCCCCGGCCGGCCCTTTCCGGCCGAGCCGGCGCGGCCTTTGCCGCACCGGCTGATGGCTGCGGCGCGCATCACCGCGGGCACGGCACTGGCGGCTTACGCCAGCCATGCCCTTGGCGCGAACCATCCAGCCTGGGCCGCGATGGGGACGCTGGCGGTCATGCAGGGCACCCATCTGCATATCAGCATGAACCGGGCGCTGCAGCGGATGGCGGGCACGGTGGCGGGGGCGCTGCTGGCCTGGGCCTTCCTGATCCAGAACCCCACGGCCTGGGCGGTCATCGCGGCGCTGGTCCTGCTGCAGTTCGTGACCGAGGTGGTCATCGGCGCGAATTACGGGCTGGGGCAGGTGCTGGTCACGCCCATGGCGCTGCTGATGACCCATCTGGCCGCCCCCCATGCTGCCGGGGCTGCCATGGCACCCGAGCGGGTGCTGGACACCCTGCTGGGCGCGACGATCGGCATCTGCCTGGCAGTGGTGCTGTCAAGCCTCGACGACCGCCGGCACCTGGCCGGGCAGCGCGACGCCCGGCCCTGA
- a CDS encoding MarR family winged helix-turn-helix transcriptional regulator: MMVPFQPCIVRPPDTEITCPVKGVAGGEEQDRARQVLGTAEDPRRAASDTTPTIRPAPTTPKNTAIDALTAGLRNRPFCRLCQTANLLNKTGSRALADHGVTTRQWAILGALAGPRSQGGIPVGDLAGLLMVSRQNLTGMLSRLEARGLITRTVDKRGKRSRLIRMTREGRQRWAAMQPRINAFHAAALAGFSNPDTNAAMHHLENLRQNFVALERARGGGG, from the coding sequence ATGATGGTTCCTTTTCAGCCGTGCATCGTCAGGCCGCCGGACACCGAGATCACCTGTCCGGTGAAAGGCGTCGCCGGAGGCGAAGAACAGGATCGCGCCCGGCAGGTCCTCGGGACAGCCGAAGACCCCAGGCGAGCGGCGTCGGACACCACGCCGACCATCCGCCCTGCCCCGACCACCCCGAAGAATACCGCCATCGACGCGCTGACCGCAGGGTTGCGGAACCGGCCGTTCTGCCGGCTCTGCCAGACCGCGAACCTGCTGAACAAGACCGGCAGCCGCGCGCTCGCGGATCATGGCGTCACCACTCGGCAATGGGCGATCCTCGGCGCCCTGGCCGGTCCGCGCAGCCAGGGCGGCATCCCGGTGGGCGATCTTGCCGGGCTGCTGATGGTCAGCCGCCAGAACCTGACGGGGATGCTGTCGCGGCTGGAAGCCCGCGGCCTCATCACCCGCACGGTGGACAAGCGCGGCAAGCGGTCCCGCTTGATTCGCATGACCCGGGAAGGGCGGCAGAGATGGGCCGCCATGCAGCCGCGGATCAACGCCTTCCACGCGGCCGCGCTGGCGGGCTTCTCGAATCCCGATACCAACGCCGCGATGCATCATCTTGAAAACCTGCGGCAGAATTTCGTCGCGCTGGAGCGCGCACGGGGCGGGGGCGGATGA
- a CDS encoding MarR family winged helix-turn-helix transcriptional regulator codes for MSDPLALRARFGLRFSLLARRWRRVLDARLAQVGLTDATWVPLVHLKESGGGITQKDLAARVGVDGSSLVRVIDILSREGLVERRRDETDGRARLVHLTRRGEQRLAGIRRELAKAEEAMLADLSDPEIAAMLAHLETIERRITTLERAGTKDAAE; via the coding sequence ATGTCCGACCCTCTTGCCCTTCGTGCCCGCTTCGGGCTTCGTTTCTCGCTGCTCGCCCGGCGGTGGCGCCGGGTGCTGGATGCCCGGCTTGCACAGGTGGGGCTGACCGACGCCACCTGGGTGCCGCTGGTGCATCTGAAGGAAAGCGGCGGCGGCATCACCCAGAAAGACCTTGCGGCGCGGGTCGGCGTCGATGGGTCCAGCCTCGTGCGGGTGATCGACATCCTGTCGCGCGAAGGACTGGTCGAAAGGCGCCGGGACGAGACCGATGGCCGGGCCCGGCTGGTCCACCTGACCAGGCGCGGCGAGCAGCGGCTGGCCGGTATCCGGCGCGAACTGGCCAAAGCCGAGGAAGCCATGCTGGCGGACCTGTCGGACCCCGAGATCGCCGCCATGCTGGCCCATCTGGAAACCATCGAACGGCGCATTACGACCCTTGAACGCGCCGGGACCAAGGACGCCGCCGAATGA